The following coding sequences are from one Neurospora crassa OR74A linkage group I, whole genome shotgun sequence window:
- a CDS encoding DUF1275 domain-containing protein — MYPPTVNSSCYGTINNNNTNGPHNTTILNNSEIEPLLHPSDQMPTGTRTPDLPGFPKVSLGTAPPSSRWRRHLTTDIDRSYADVILIICYLITGLLDSSSISIWGSFVSMQTGNTVYAGLGLAAPNESARLIKSVTSLAAFCLGSFLFSRFHRLWAPKRRWVLCVSFTAQSAFTMAAAAVVTMTGKPHYSEDVEWHVLLPIALLAFQSGGQAVTSRVLRYNALTSVVLTSIYCDLFSDADLFKLHNRERNQRVGAPVFLFLGALFGGFFAHTAFGVAGALWMASGLKLVVVVLWLVWPAKPKPVVEYPDGLETA, encoded by the coding sequence ATGTATCCTCCAACCGTGAACTCGTCTTGCTATggcaccatcaacaacaacaacaccaatgGCCCTCACAATACCACCATCCTCAACAACTCTGAAATCGAACCGCTGCTACACCCAAGCGACCAGATGCCAACAGGCACCAGGACGCCCGACCTGCCAGGCTTCCCCAAGGTCTCACTAGGGACGGCCCCCCCATCATCGCGATGGCGCCGCCACCTCACCACCGACATCGATCGCAGCTACGCCGACGTGATTCTCATAATCTGCTACCTGATCACGGGCCTGctggactcctcctccatctccatctggGGCTCCTTTGTCTCCATGCAAACCGGCAACACAGTCTATGCCGGTCTCGGCCTGGCTGCTCCTAACGAATCCGCACGCTTAATAAAATCCGTCACATCCCTTGCTGCCTTTTGCCTTGGCTCGTTCTTGTTTAGTCGGTTCCACCGCCTCTGGGCCCCAAAACGCCGGTGGGTGCTCTGCGTGTCGTTCACGGCACAGTCTGCATTTaccatggcggcggcggcggttgtTACCATGACGGGCAAGCCGCACTATAGCGAAGACGTCGAGTGGCATGTTTTGCTCCCGATTGCGCTGTTAGCGTTTCAGAGCGGCGGGCAGGCCGTGACGAGTAGAGTGTTGAGATACAATGCGCTGACGAGCGTGGTATTGACGAGTATCTACTGCGATTTGTTTTCGGATGCGGACCTGTTCAAATTGCATAATCGCGAGAGGAACCAAAGGGTGGGCGCGCCCGTGTTTCTGTTCTTGGGGGCGCTTTTTGGAGGGTTTTTTGCGCATACGGCGTTTGGCGTCGCGGGCGCTTTGTGGATGGCGTCGGGATTGAAGTTGGTGGTTGTCGTGCTTTGGTTGGTTTGGCCTGCTAAGCCGAAGCCGGTGGTTGAATATCCTGATGGACTTGAGACAGCTTGA
- a CDS encoding oxalate decarboxylase oxdC, which produces MASVSGPKSISRSVSSPLSRSSTQTTLSKMRFTGSLLALGIALVSAVPLQDSPRQRLLDGKPLPSKYRTRSVSVTDPYTPSYRDPYDTAVDSVGEGLDPLPFRNGKGASVLGPWNKDRSRQNPDLVRPPSTDHGNLPSLRWSFADSHIRIEEGGWTRQTTVRELPTSVELAGVNMRLEKGVIRELHWHKEAEWAYVLEGKVRVTALDYEGGNFIDDLEKGDLWYFPSGIPHSLQGLGDNGTEFLLIFDDGSFSEESTFLVTDWLAHTPKSVISKNFHLAPEVFAHLPEKEKYIFQGSQPGSIDQERPEGSNVKKSKYQFTHKMLAQDPKVTSGGQVRITDSKNFPVSKTVAAAHVIIEPGALREMHWHPNADEWSYFISGRARVTVFAAEGNARTFNYLPGDVGIVPRNMGHFVENIGDEPLVMLEIFRADEFRDISLFQWLGETPQRQVADTLFSDDEEARQKFLDAIKNPKKDEVTQGTEAQ; this is translated from the coding sequence ATGGCCAGCGTGTCTGGTCCCAAATCCATCAGCAGATCAGTCTCATCACCGCTCTCCAGAAGCAGTACTCAAACTACCCTCAGCAAGATGCGCTTCACGGGATCGCTCCTCGCCTTGGGCATTGCCCTCGTATCGGCTGTTCCTCTTCAGGACAGCCCCCGCCAGCGCCTTCTCGACGGCAAGCCTCTGCCCTCCAAGTACCGCACCCGGAGTGTCAGCGTCACGGACCCATACACCCCATCGTATCGTGATCCGTATGACACCGCTGTCGACTCTGTCGGTGAGGGTCTCGATCCTCTTCCCTTCCGGAACGGCAAGGGAGCTAGCGTCCTAGGACCATGGAACAAGGACCGCTCCCGCCAGAATCCTGACTTGGTCCGCCCACCCAGCACCGACCACGGCAACCTGCCCAGTCTGCGTTGGAGCTTTGCCGACTCCCATATACGTAtcgaagaaggaggctggACTCGCCAGACCACTGTCCGTGAGCTCCCCACTAGCGTTGAGTTGGCTGGCGTCAACATGCGCCTCGAAAAAGGCGTCATACGCGAGTTGCATTGGCACAAGGAGGCCGAGTGGGCCTATGTCCTCGAGGGCAAGGTCCGCGTGACCGCTTTGGACTACGAGGGCGGCAACTTCATCGATGACCTGGAAAAGGGCGATCTCTGGTACTTCCCAAGCGGCATCCCCCACTCTCTCCAGGGCTTGGGCGACAACGGCACCGAGTTCCTGCTCATTTTCGATGACGGAAGTTTTTCCGAGGAGTCCACCTTTCTGGTCACGGACTGGCTTGCCCACACCCCCAAGTCGGTTATCTCCAAGAACTTTCACCTGGCCCCAGAGGTCTTTGCCCACCTCcccgagaaggagaagtacATCTTTCAGGGCTCGCAGCCGGGATCCATCGACCAGGAAAGACCCGAGGGCAGCAATGTCAAGAAGTCCAAGTACCAGTTCACCCACAAGATGCTCGCCCAGGACCCCAAGGTCACCTCGGGTGGTCAAGTGCGGATCACCGACTCCAAAAACTTCCCCGTCTCCAAGACCGTGGCAGCGGCCCACGTCATCATCGAGCCCGGTGCGCTGCGCGAGATGCACTGGCATCCCAACGCCGACGAGTGGTCCTACTTCATCAGCGGACGTGCCCGCGTGACCGTCTTTGCTGCCGAGGGTAACGCCCGCACGTTCAACTACCTGCCTGGAGACGTCGGTATTGTGCCCAGGAACATGGGACATTTTGTTGAAAATATTGGCGACGAGCCGTTGGTCATGCTCGAGATCTTTAGGGCTGATGAGTTCCGGGATATTTCTCTGTTCCAGTGGCTGGGTGAGACTCCCCAGCGCCAGGTGGCTGACACGCTGTtcagtgatgatgaggaggcgCGACAGAAGTTTTTGGATGCGATTAAGAATCCCAAGAAGGATGAGGTCACCCAGGGTACTGAGGCTCAGTAA
- a CDS encoding TIM-barrel enzyme family protein — protein MAPQLTRTQILEKLRGQIAQGQTIVGAGAGIGLSAKFVEAGGGDLIIIYNSGRFRMAGRGSLAGLMPYGNANDIVVDMAKEVLPVVKHTPVLAGVCGTDPYVSMPRFLAKLRDLGFAGVQNFPTVGLIDGEFRAALEETGMGYDLEVEMIALARSMDLLTTPYVFNVEEAKKMASAGADILVAHMGLTTGGSIGKGEKSHGTKSLDDCVRLIQDIRNAAKEINPEVIVLCHGGPIAKPEDAEYVLSRTEGVHGFYGASSMERLPVEEAITNITKSFKALKAGK, from the exons ATGGCCCCCCAACTCACCCGCACTCAGATCCTGGAGAAGCTGCGCGGCCAAATCGCCCAAGGCCAGACCAttgtcggcgccggcgccggcatcGGTCTCTCTGCCAAATTTGTCGAAGCCGGCGGCGGTgacctcatcatcatctacaACTCCGGTCGCTTCCGCATGGCCGGCCGGGGCTCCCTCGCCGGACTGATGCCTTATGGCAACGCCAATGACATTGTTGTTGACATG gCCAAAGAAGTCCTCCCCGTAGTCAAACACACGCCCGTCCTCGCCGGCGTCTGCGGCACCGACCCCTACGTCTCCATGCCGCGCTTCCTCGCCAAGCTGCGCGATCTCGGCTTCGCGGGGGTCCAGAACTTCCCCACCGTCGGGCTCATTGACGGCGAATTCCGCGCCGCCCTCGAAGAGACGGGCATGGGCTACGACTTGGAGGTGGAAATGATTGCGCTCGCGCGGTCCATGGACCTCCTCACCACGCCCTATGTCTTCAACGTGGAAGAAGCCAAAAAGATGGCGAGCGCGGGGGCGGATATCCTGGTGGCGCACATGGGACTGACGACGGGCGGGTCGATTGGCAAAGGGGAGAAGAGTCACGGGACCAAGAGCCTGGATGATTGTGTGAGGCTGATTCAGGACATCAGGAATGCGGCAAAGGAAATCAACCCGGAGGTGATTGTCTTGTGCCATGGTGGGCCGATTGCGAAGCCGGAGGATGCGGAGTATGTGCTGAGCAGGACGGAGGGGGTGCATGGGTTTTATGGAGCGAGCTCTATGGAGAGGCTGCCGGTTGAGGAGGCAATCACGAACATTACAAAGAGTTTCAAAGCGTTGAAGGCGGGGAAGTAG
- a CDS encoding transcriptional regulator encodes MPTIALLGTCDTKLSELLYLRSQILLHPSTTVLLIDVGRHPVSHPSITFGPPDLLSHYAKEAEMDMQSLQSLPRNQLVELMSRLCTSHIQSLFSRQTIHGIVSLGGSNATALAAPVMRNALPIGFPKLMVSTVASGDTGPYVGETDITMMYSVVDVAGLNEVLRGVLGNAAGAVVGMANAYYERRRIREGAESGREIGEGREKEEKEKKEKKKARVGITMFGVTTPSVDAIRQYLESKYPGVIETMVFHATGHGGKAMERLVRAGELDAVIDLTTTELADELVGGVMSAGPDRMRAAVGKGIPYIVSLGALDMVNFGPPGTVPERFRSKDANERKLYEHNPTVTLLRTSVEECREIGRRMCERLLDGGDASKIQVWIPKGGLSMLSVAGAPFEDRDADEALFQTVREGLKGSGILVKDDERHVNDKGFAHDVAEAMAKLLGLSNGQQI; translated from the coding sequence atgccaACCATCGCCCTCCTCGGCACCTGCGACACCAAACTTTCCGAACTCCTCTACCTCCGCTCTcaaatcctcctccacccctccaccaccgtcctcctcatcgacgTCGGCCGCCACCCGGTCTCTCACCCTTCCATCACCTTTGGGCCCCCCGACCTGCTTTCCCACTATGCCAAAGAAGCAGAAATGGACATGCAATCCCTCCAATCCCTTCCCCGAAACCAGCTGGTAGAACTCATGTCCCGGTTGTGCACAAGCCATATCCAATCCCTCTTTTCTCGTCAAACAATCCATGGCATTGTGTCGTTAGGCGGATCCAACGCCACCGCCCTCGCGGCCCCCGTCATGAGAAATGCGCTGCCGATTGGGTTTCCCAAGTTGATGGTGTCGACAGTCGCGAGCGGGGATACGGGCCCTTATGTGGGCGAGACGGACATCACCATGATGTATAGTGTTGTAGACGTGGCGGGGCTGAATGAGGTTTTGCGGGGGGTGTTGGGGAATGCAGCGGGGGCGGTGGTGGGCATGGCGAATGCGTACTatgaaaggaggaggatacgGGAAGGGGCGGAAAGCGGGAGGGAAATaggggagggaagggagaaggaggagaaggaaaagaaagaaaagaaaaaggcgaGAGTAGGAATCACCATGTTCGGCGTTACTACCCCCTCCGTCGACGCCATCCGTCAGTATCTCGAATCCAAATACCCCGGCGTCATCGAAACGATGGTGTTCCATGCCACAGGCCACGGTGGGAAGGCAATGGAACGATTGGTGCGGGCCGGAGAGCTGGACGCGGTGATTGACCTGACCACAACCGAGTTGGCGGACGAGCTGGTGGGAGGGGTAATGAGTGCCGGGCCAGACCGGATGCGGGCGGCGGTTGGGAAGGGGATTCCGTACATTGTTTCGTTGGGGGCGCTGGATATGGTCAACTTCGGGCCGCCGGGGACGGTGCCGGAGAGGTTTCGTAGCAAGGATGCTAATGAAAGAAAGCTCTATGAGCATAACCCTACGGTTACGCTTCTGAGGACGTCGGTGGAGGAGTGCAGGGAGATTGGGAGGCGAATGTGTGAGAGGCTGTTAGACGGCGGAGATGCGAGCAAGATCCAGGTGTGGATTCCGAAGGGCGGGTTGAGCATGTTGTCTGTAGCGGGAGCGCCGTTTGAGGACAGAGATGCGGACGAGGCGCTTTTTCAGACTGTTCGCGAGGGTCTCAAGGGCAGTGGCATTCTAGTCAAGGATGACGAGAGGCATGTCAATGATAAGGGCTTTGCTCATGACGTCGCAGAGGCAATGGCAAAGCTCCTGGGGCTATCCAATGGCCAACAAATTTAA